The DNA window AAACCCCCCAGCCCCCTGGTTGAGCGTACGCATCTCCGCCGGCGTTCGAAAACGAGCGCACCGCAGCCCACCGACGACCCGGCCCCCTGCGTGCAAACAGAAGCTGGGCGAAAGTAGAAAAAGGCGGGGGCTGGCCACGGCGATCGCATCAAATTCGCGGCCAATTATTCCCGAGGGTTTGCCTGAGGCAAGGGGCGGCGAATAATCGTCTGGCAGGGATTGGTGCGAAGGATTCGCGTTCGACTGACGCCTGGTTCGCAGTGGAATGGATTGCAATATGGCTTCTCCCCAAGTGACCGCTTTTCAAGAGTGCTTTGAAGTCGTGACGGATCCTCGCGTCACGTCGCGGTGTGATCACCCCCTGCATTCGATTCTCTTTCTCGTGGTCTCTGCGGTTATTTCCGGCGCCGATGGGCCGGCGGATATCGAAGATTTTGGCCTGGAAAAACAGGACGGGCTCGCGCAGTTTTTCGACCTTCCTGCTGGAGTGCCAGGTCATGACACCATCGGCAGGCTGCTGGCGATGCTCAAGCCGCGGCAGTTGCAAGCGGCGCTGCTGCAGTGGATTACTCGCCTGCGCAACGACCATCATCAGGCCGATAACGTGTTCGGTCGTTCGATGACGTACCGAGGGACGCAGGGGACTGCCATCCTGGGCTTCTTCGACCGCACGATAGCCATGACCGGGAATTCCGAAAAATGTCTACGGCGATTACAAGACGTACCAACTCTTTCA is part of the Lignipirellula cremea genome and encodes:
- a CDS encoding transposase family protein → MASPQVTAFQECFEVVTDPRVTSRCDHPLHSILFLVVSAVISGADGPADIEDFGLEKQDGLAQFFDLPAGVPGHDTIGRLLAMLKPRQLQAALLQWITRLRNDHHQADNVFGRSMTYRGTQGTAILGFFDRTIAMTGNSEKCLRRLQDVPTLSAHWRVMGWTFMTLTQGILFGCTTVVTVVVLFVGWRWASRFWSLPCPSLVSWALESTF